A DNA window from Camelina sativa cultivar DH55 chromosome 17, Cs, whole genome shotgun sequence contains the following coding sequences:
- the LOC104754584 gene encoding uncharacterized protein LOC104754584: MVRHSRRESFSEMAGLEVCSDTDLLWPFGKLDGLDRDEIRETAYEIFFAACRSSPGFGGRNALTFYSKHNGGDHQGDGVGGGGGGGGGSGSSNGSGFGSLGRKEVVTTPTSRVKRALGLKMLKRSPSRRMSTVGTVAGAVSAPSSPGKNGSIGGGSGHISPGAGFLTVPPSRPRRPLTSAEIMRQQMRVTEQSDTRLRKTLMRTLVGQTGRRAETIILPLELLRHVKSSEFGDIHEYQIWQRRQLKVLEAGLLLHPSIPLDKANNFAMRLREIIRQSETKPIDTSKTSETMPTLCNVVTSLSWRNSNPNTEVYHWADGYPLNVHLYVALLQSIFDIRDETLVLDEIDELLELMKKTWLMLGITRSMHNLCFTWVLFHQYIVTSQMEPDLLGASHAMLAEVANDAKKSDREALYVKLLTSTLASMQGWTEKRLLSYHDYFQRGNVGLIESLLPLALSSSKILGEDVTISQGHSQEKGDVKLVDSSGDRVDYYIRASIKNTFSKVIEYMKTEIAETEEGEEAATMLIRLAKETEDLALRERECFSPILKRWYMVAAGVASVSLHQCYGSILMQYLAGRSTITKETVEVLQTAGKLEKVLVQMVAEDSEECEDGGKGLVREMVPYEVESIILKLLQQWIEEKLKTVQECLSRAKEAETWNPKSKSEPYAQSAGELMKLANDAIDEFFEIPIGITEDLVHDLAEGLEKLFQEYTTFVASCGSKQSYIPTLPPLTRCNRDSKFVKLWKKATPCTASGEELNHLGEALPGNHPRPSTSRGTQRLYIRLNTLHFLSSQLHSLNKALSLNPRVLPATRKRCRELTKSSSYFEFTQAGIESASQHVSEVAAYRLIFLDSYSVFYESLYTGDVANARIKPVLRILKQNLTLMTAILADRAQALAMREVMKASFEVVLTVLLAGGHSRVFYRTDHDLIEEDFESLKKVYCTCGEGLIPEEVVDREAETVEGVIQLMGQPTEQLMEDFSIVTCESSGMGLVGTGQKLPMPPTTGRWNRSDPNTILRVLCYRNDRVANQFLKKSFQLGKRR; encoded by the exons ATGGTTCGTCATTCTCGGAGGGAGTCCTTTTCTGAAATGGCCGGCTTAGAGGTTTGTTCCGATACTGATCTCCTCTGGCCATTCGGGAAGCTTGATGGTCTTGATCGAGATGAAATCCGTGAAACAGCATATGAGATCTTTTTCGCGGCATGTCGATCATCACCTGGATTCGGAGGTAGAAATGCTCTCACGTTCTACTCGAAGCACAATGGTGGTGACCATCAAGGAGAtggagtaggaggaggaggaggaggaggaggaggatctggATCGTCTAACGGGTCTGGCTTCGGATCTTTAGGGAGGAAGGAGGTTGTGACAACACCAACAAGCCGAGTGAAACGAGCGTTAGGGTTGAAGATGCTAAAACGATCTCCGTCTAGGCGAATGTCGACAGTAGGTACAGTTGCGGGAGCCGTGTCAGCTCCTTCATCCCCTGGTAAAAATGGAAGCATTGGAGGTGGTTCAGGACACATTAGCCCTGGGGCTGGGTTTCTCACTGTGCCACCTTCTCGACCTCGACGACCGTTAACCTCCGCAGAAATCATGAGGCAACAGATGAGAGTGACGGAACAGAGTGACACTAGGCTTCGGAAAACCCTAATGAGGACGCTTGTTGGCCAA ACGGGTAGGCGAGCAGAGACAATAATCCTTCCATTAGAGCTGCTCCGTCACGTGAAATCATCGGAGTTTGGTGATATACATGAGTATCAAATTTGGCAAAGACGACAACTCAAAGTCCTTGAAGCTGGCCTTCTCCTTCATCCATCAATCCCTCTTGATAAGGCCAACAACTTTGCAATGCGTCTCCGAGAAATCATCCGCCAGAGCGAGACAAAACCCATTGACACCAGCAAAACCTCAGAGACAATGCCGACACTTTGCAACGTTGTCACCTCTTTATCATGGCGCAATAGCAACCCTAACACCGAGGTTTACCATTGGGCCGATGGATACCCACTCAACGTACATCTCTATGTGGCACTTTTGCAGTCTATTTTTGACATACGTGATGAGACGTTGGTTCTTGATGAGATTGATGAGCTTTTGGaactgatgaagaagacatggttAATGTTGGGGATTACACGATCTATGCATAACTTGTGTTTCACTTGGGTTCTGTTCCATCAATACATTGTGACATCTCAGATGGAGCCAGACTTGCTTGGTGCCTCTCACGCCATGTTGGCTGAAGTTGCCAATGACGCCAAGAAGTCTGATCGTGAGGCTCTTTACGTGAAGCTCTTGACTTCGACGTTAGCATCAATGCAAGGATGGACTGAAAAAAG GTTGTTGAGCTATCATGATTATTTCCAACGAGGGAACGTGGGATTGATCGAGAGTCTTCTACCATTAGCATTGTCTTCGTCTAAGATTTTGGGGGAGGACGTGACAATCTCTCAAGGGCATAGTCAAGAGAAAGGTGATGTGAAATTGGTGGATTCTTCAGGGGATCGGGTCGATTACTATATAAGAGCATCTATTAAAAACACATTCTCAAAG GTTATAGAATACATGAAGACCGAAATCGCGGAaacagaggaaggagaagaagcggCAACTATGTTGATTCGGCTAGCTAAAGAGACAGAGGATCTTGCATTGCGAGAGCGCGAGTGTTTTAGCCCGATACTTAAGAGATGGTACATGGTTGCAGCTGGAGTCGCCTCTGTTTCACTTCATCAATGTTATGGTTCCATCTTGATGCAATACTTAGCTGGTCGATCAACTATTACTAAAGAGACAGTTGAAGTTCTGCAAACGGCAGGGAAGCTTGAGAAGGTTCTTGTGCAGATGGTGGCTGAAGACTCAGAAGAATGTGAAGACGGAGGCAAAGGGCTTGTTAGAGAGATGGTTCCGTATGAAGTCGAATCAATTATACTAAAACTACTACAACAATGGATTGAAGAGAAGTTAAAAACAGTTCAAGAATGCTTGAGCAGAGCAAAAGAAGCTGAA ACATGgaacccaaaatcaaaatcagaaccTTATGCACAATCTGCTGGAGAGTTGATGAAGCTAGCGAATGATGCGATCGATGAATTCTTTGAGATCCCTATTGGGATTACAGAGGATTTGGTTCATGATCTTGCTGAAGGATTAGAAAAACTCTTTCAAGAATACACCACATTCGTAGCATCTTGCG GTTCAAAACAGAGTTACATTCCTACACTTCCTCCACTTACAAGATGTAACCGAGACTCAAAATTCGTGAAGCTATGGAAGAAAGCTACTCCGTGTACTGCCTCAGGAGAAGAACTTAACCACCTCGGTGAAGCCTTACCTGGCAACCACCCACGTCCTTCCACTAGCCGCGGAACACAGCGTCTCTACATACGTCTCAACACTTTACATTTCTTAAGCTCTCAACTTCACTCCCTCAACAAAGCCCTCTCGCTCAACCCGAGGGTCCTCCCCGCGACGCGGAAACGTTGCCGCGAACTAACCAAGTCATCCTCGTATTTCGAATTCACTCAAGCGGGAATCGAATCTGCATCACAACATGTCTCCGAGGTTGCGGCCTACCGATTAATCTTCCTCGACTCATACTCGGTCTTCTACGAAAGCCTCTACACGGGAGATGTCGCTAACGCGAGGATCAAACCCGTGTTGAGGATCTTGAAACAGAACCTAACGTTAATGACCGCGATTCTCGCGGACCGAGCACAAGCATTAGCGATGAGAGAAGTCATGAAGGCTTCGTTCGAAGTGGTTCTAACGGTTCTACTCGCGGGAGGACATTCCCGAGTTTTCTATCGAACGGATCACGATTTGATCGAGGAAGATTTCGAGAGCTTAAAGAAGGTTTATT